From the Leptospira sp. WS60.C2 genome, one window contains:
- a CDS encoding tol-pal system YbgF family protein, with protein sequence MRQNSKLGKLISNLFLCFLLMGFGSGISLQAERSTQEIFAKERDKQADLLYQKAKEFLEDRNHYQSVETCKSFLILYPGHPKTREVRKTLSTNYRMTGDILALAENELKIYKEFPNTEEGLESYLVSGKAYVRMGREDKAYQIFQDIIKNTYSSKIAQEAELELTQMEILGESKNK encoded by the coding sequence ATGAGACAGAATTCTAAACTGGGGAAGTTGATTTCCAACTTATTTCTTTGTTTCCTCCTAATGGGATTTGGGTCTGGAATTTCCTTACAGGCAGAACGATCCACACAAGAAATTTTTGCCAAAGAAAGGGACAAACAAGCTGATTTACTCTACCAAAAGGCAAAAGAATTTTTGGAAGATCGAAACCATTATCAATCCGTCGAAACTTGTAAAAGTTTTTTGATTCTGTATCCAGGGCATCCGAAAACCAGAGAGGTTCGCAAAACCTTAAGTACCAATTATAGAATGACAGGAGACATTTTAGCGCTCGCTGAAAATGAACTGAAAATTTACAAAGAATTCCCCAATACGGAAGAAGGACTCGAATCCTATTTGGTTTCTGGAAAAGCCTATGTGCGAATGGGTAGAGAAGACAAAGCATATCAGATTTTTCAGGACATTATCAAAAATACGTATTCCAGTAAAATTGCACAAGAAGCAGAATTAGAACTGACTCAGATGGAAATTTTGGGAGAGAGTAAAAATAAGTAA
- a CDS encoding porin gives MKKETENKKNSSLSEPSKEGKTTPSPTNPSTPNVSPSVSAENKSNWETGLGKGIRATSNDEKHKVQIRFRSQMQGNQSFQLDPSQDTTNFLVRRTRLQVKAGLFNDTWLVNLQLGFAERDMESQRRNTLRDANIIYNQYRDFKVAFGQMKVPFSRQRWNSSSALQTVDRSSVSAEFNLDRDVGTYLFSEDLFGNKRMFAYYLGVFGGQGRNRVESQTPGVLTVARFIFSPLGGMTRSGSDNDWLSEVDFVRYKDPKISFGVAGAYNKNSDRTLSTHGTEYTFAKFNYSHATGDIYFKWMGFSFQYEWLWRRANTAYVERAVNSALTREYSRSGQGHFVQLGYLFTNQYELVVRFGEFRPLGETDPTMKYSREVGGALSYYFAEHNLKWQTDYFYYTGTPTAAEGDHVVRTQIQVYY, from the coding sequence GTGAAAAAAGAAACGGAAAATAAAAAGAATTCCTCTCTTTCCGAGCCTTCCAAAGAAGGAAAAACGACCCCCAGTCCGACGAACCCTTCCACCCCCAATGTGAGTCCATCGGTAAGTGCAGAAAACAAATCCAATTGGGAAACCGGTTTAGGGAAAGGTATCCGAGCTACTTCCAACGATGAAAAACACAAAGTGCAAATTCGATTCCGATCCCAAATGCAAGGGAACCAAAGTTTCCAATTGGATCCCTCACAAGATACAACGAATTTTCTTGTCAGAAGAACTAGACTTCAAGTAAAAGCAGGACTCTTCAATGACACTTGGCTCGTAAACCTACAATTGGGTTTTGCAGAACGGGATATGGAAAGCCAAAGACGAAATACATTACGTGACGCCAACATCATTTATAACCAATATCGAGATTTCAAAGTGGCCTTTGGACAAATGAAGGTACCTTTTAGTCGCCAGCGGTGGAATTCCTCCAGTGCCTTACAAACAGTCGACCGTTCTTCTGTAAGCGCAGAATTCAACTTAGATCGCGATGTGGGAACCTATCTCTTTTCTGAAGACCTATTTGGCAACAAACGAATGTTTGCCTATTATTTGGGAGTTTTTGGGGGCCAAGGCCGAAACCGAGTGGAGAGTCAAACTCCAGGTGTGTTAACCGTCGCTCGTTTTATTTTTTCTCCGTTGGGAGGAATGACAAGATCTGGCTCTGATAATGACTGGTTATCGGAAGTTGATTTTGTAAGATACAAAGATCCCAAAATCTCATTTGGTGTGGCTGGTGCTTATAATAAAAACTCTGATCGTACTTTAAGTACACATGGTACGGAATATACTTTTGCAAAATTCAATTATAGCCATGCCACAGGTGATATTTATTTTAAATGGATGGGATTTTCTTTCCAATATGAATGGTTATGGCGGAGAGCAAACACAGCATATGTGGAACGAGCAGTGAATTCCGCTTTAACGAGAGAATATTCTAGAAGTGGACAAGGTCATTTTGTCCAATTGGGTTATTTGTTTACTAACCAATACGAATTAGTTGTTCGATTTGGCGAATTTAGACCGTTAGGGGAAACCGATCCCACAATGAAATACTCAAGAGAAGTGGGAGGAGCCTTGTCATATTATTTTGCCGAGCACAATCTAAAATGGCAAACCGACTACTTTTATTATACCGGAACTCCTACTGCAGCGGAAGGAGATCATGTGGTTCGGACTCAAATACAGGTATATTATTAA
- a CDS encoding cyclic nucleotide-binding domain-containing protein — MSFFQMVTFPANSYIIVEGKKDANNFYIIREGKVRVTRETAVVGEDPNQVLGPGDFFGVVAAMSQHPQIESATSLTNVSLISVSYDQFGTLIQKSTAVAMNIIRFFSMKLRQFDTTITRLSFRNAVEEDPNELFKIGEYYFQQQNTSHATFAYQSYLKHLPNGQFVPQAKLRLQTINQPFQAPPIDYTKFNRNYKDSEMIFCEHEPGKELFILQSGKVKISKIVNQNEVMLAVLQAGDIFGEMAILDNKPRSASAVAAGDVELLAINKANFEGMVKAQPQLATRLITLLSERIWIAYKQLANLLLKDPQGRIVDTLMTLAEKNRIKVAPKQAYNFEIGTKDLLKMVGLTDPKDELIISDIMKNNKFIRMEMGKIVCTDMAELEKLVQFYHKKANMENKLKKLK, encoded by the coding sequence ATGTCATTTTTTCAAATGGTTACTTTCCCAGCGAACTCCTACATCATTGTGGAGGGGAAAAAGGATGCGAACAATTTCTATATCATCCGTGAAGGAAAGGTACGTGTCACTCGTGAGACAGCTGTTGTTGGTGAGGACCCCAATCAGGTTTTAGGACCTGGTGACTTTTTTGGTGTGGTAGCGGCGATGAGCCAACACCCACAAATTGAATCTGCGACATCACTCACTAATGTATCTTTAATTTCTGTTAGTTACGACCAGTTTGGAACTCTCATCCAAAAATCAACTGCTGTTGCGATGAATATCATTCGTTTCTTCTCCATGAAGTTACGACAATTTGATACAACAATCACTAGGTTATCCTTCCGAAATGCTGTCGAAGAAGATCCGAATGAACTTTTTAAGATTGGGGAATACTATTTCCAACAGCAAAATACATCACATGCTACCTTTGCTTACCAAAGTTATTTAAAACACCTTCCAAACGGACAATTCGTACCACAGGCTAAATTACGCCTGCAAACGATCAACCAACCATTCCAAGCTCCTCCGATTGATTACACAAAATTCAATCGTAACTACAAAGACAGTGAGATGATCTTTTGTGAACACGAGCCTGGCAAAGAACTCTTTATTTTACAAAGTGGAAAGGTAAAAATTTCCAAAATCGTTAACCAAAACGAGGTGATGCTCGCTGTACTCCAAGCGGGAGACATTTTTGGTGAGATGGCAATCTTGGATAACAAACCACGCTCTGCTTCGGCTGTTGCCGCTGGGGATGTGGAACTTCTTGCCATCAACAAAGCAAACTTCGAAGGAATGGTGAAAGCGCAACCGCAACTTGCCACTCGTCTCATCACCCTTTTGTCGGAACGAATTTGGATTGCTTACAAACAATTAGCAAACCTCCTCCTCAAAGACCCACAAGGGCGAATTGTAGACACTCTCATGACTTTGGCGGAAAAAAACCGAATCAAGGTAGCACCGAAACAAGCCTACAATTTTGAAATTGGAACGAAAGACCTCCTCAAAATGGTGGGTCTCACAGATCCAAAAGACGAACTCATCATCTCCGACATCATGAAAAATAACAAATTTATTCGTATGGAGATGGGAAAAATTGTCTGCACGGATATGGCAGAACTAGAAAAACTCGTCCAATTCTACCATAAAAAGGCTAATATGGAGAATAAGCTCAAGAAGTTGAAATAA
- a CDS encoding CoA pyrophosphatase, producing MLPYKSFVEKLSRDFDQIPDTSETKSGVIFPLFGSNETAEGIILTERAKHLKSHPGQISFPGGVMEQRDPNLLVTALREWEEEMGVHRNSLDVLGKLEGLHTRTGFHITPFLAKYNGDFTFSKNEEEVERIILLPFSELWTKPFYAIEIPGREPRHFAYYFDLPDGLLWGATCEMILRFLKDNSSFDRSPQIVKANLAKPPFLDPKSL from the coding sequence ATGTTACCCTACAAGTCCTTTGTCGAAAAACTTTCAAGGGACTTTGATCAGATCCCAGATACATCGGAAACCAAATCTGGTGTCATCTTTCCTCTGTTTGGTTCGAATGAAACAGCAGAAGGGATCATACTCACAGAACGTGCCAAACACTTAAAAAGCCACCCAGGTCAAATCTCTTTTCCTGGAGGAGTGATGGAACAAAGAGACCCAAATCTTCTAGTCACAGCGCTTCGCGAATGGGAAGAAGAAATGGGAGTTCATCGCAATTCTCTCGATGTTTTGGGCAAACTGGAAGGTTTACACACTCGTACCGGCTTTCACATCACGCCATTTTTAGCCAAATACAATGGGGACTTTACCTTTTCTAAAAACGAAGAGGAAGTAGAACGCATCATCCTGCTTCCATTTTCGGAACTTTGGACAAAACCGTTTTATGCGATTGAAATTCCAGGAAGAGAACCCAGACATTTTGCGTATTATTTTGATTTGCCTGATGGACTTTTATGGGGAGCTACATGTGAGATGATTTTGCGCTTTTTAAAGGACAACTCCTCTTTTGATCGTTCACCCCAGATTGTGAAAGCAAACCTCGCCAAACCTCCTTTTTTAGATCCCAAATCCCTCTAA
- the purF gene encoding amidophosphoribosyltransferase: MILQSDKPKEECAIFGIYNSKEAANFTYLGLYSMQHRGQESSGIVSTDGSHLYRYANMGLVANIFTQPKIKELIGDSAIGHNRYSTTGASFLRNAQPIRVESHLGPVALAHNGNLVNSWDIRNKLERDGSIFQTTIDSEVIVHLMAKSHKTDLLEALCESLAQVRGAYSLLVLTPRYLIAVRDPNGFRPLVMGKRSDGAIVFASETCAFDITETEYVRDVEPGEMVVIDHTGMRSLYPFPKAKPSLCIFEYIYFARPDSYIFEESVYKVRKSLGRQLARVMPVEADVIIPVPDSANIAALGYSEESGIPYQSGLVRSHYIGRTFIEPDQKIRDFGAKIKYNVVKEVVNGKRVVIIDDSVMRGTTSRKIIKMIRNAGAKEIHFRVSAPPTVAPCYYGIDIPTHKELIASTHTIEEIQKYLRVDSLAYLTLDTMHKAVEGHKGGGFCDACFTSNYPVEFQDHAGNQKSLFSEYATEE; this comes from the coding sequence ATGATTCTCCAATCTGACAAACCAAAAGAAGAATGTGCCATATTCGGCATCTACAATAGCAAGGAAGCTGCTAATTTTACCTACCTAGGTTTGTACTCGATGCAACACCGCGGCCAGGAGTCCAGTGGGATCGTCTCAACGGATGGATCACACTTATACCGGTATGCCAATATGGGTCTTGTGGCAAATATCTTCACACAACCGAAGATCAAAGAGCTCATAGGGGATTCGGCCATCGGCCACAACCGGTATTCCACTACGGGAGCGAGCTTTCTTAGGAATGCTCAGCCGATTCGCGTAGAATCTCACTTGGGACCTGTGGCTCTTGCCCACAATGGAAACCTAGTGAACTCCTGGGACATCCGAAATAAGCTCGAAAGAGACGGATCCATTTTCCAGACTACAATCGATTCCGAAGTCATTGTCCACTTAATGGCAAAAAGCCATAAAACAGACCTTCTGGAAGCTCTCTGTGAATCTCTTGCACAAGTGCGAGGGGCCTATTCTTTGTTAGTCTTAACTCCAAGATACCTCATTGCTGTTCGCGATCCAAATGGGTTTCGCCCACTCGTGATGGGAAAACGATCCGACGGAGCCATTGTCTTTGCTTCTGAAACTTGTGCTTTCGACATTACCGAAACAGAATATGTAAGGGATGTGGAGCCTGGGGAGATGGTAGTAATTGACCATACAGGAATGCGGTCTCTTTATCCATTCCCAAAAGCAAAACCAAGCCTTTGTATTTTTGAATATATCTACTTTGCAAGACCTGATTCTTATATCTTTGAAGAATCTGTTTATAAAGTGAGAAAATCTTTAGGACGCCAGCTTGCACGTGTTATGCCAGTGGAAGCGGATGTGATCATTCCAGTTCCGGATTCCGCAAACATTGCAGCTCTTGGCTACAGTGAAGAGTCTGGCATTCCATACCAAAGTGGACTTGTGCGTTCTCATTACATTGGTCGAACCTTCATTGAACCAGACCAAAAGATCCGCGACTTCGGTGCCAAAATTAAATACAATGTAGTAAAAGAAGTGGTGAATGGAAAACGAGTGGTCATCATTGACGACTCGGTAATGCGAGGGACAACTAGCCGTAAGATCATCAAAATGATTCGAAATGCTGGTGCCAAAGAAATCCATTTCCGTGTTTCTGCTCCGCCAACGGTTGCTCCTTGTTATTATGGAATTGATATTCCAACCCATAAAGAACTCATCGCGTCTACACATACAATTGAAGAAATTCAAAAATACCTTCGTGTGGATTCTCTCGCCTATCTTACGTTAGATACGATGCATAAGGCAGTGGAAGGTCATAAAGGTGGTGGATTTTGTGATGCGTGTTTTACATCCAATTACCCTGTCGAATTTCAAGACCATGCGGGAAACCAAAAGTCATTATTTTCGGAATACGCAACGGAAGAGTGA
- the queD gene encoding 6-carboxytetrahydropterin synthase QueD, whose protein sequence is MEEIELSKTFGFEAAHFLPNVPEGHKCKRMHGHSFRFAVYLKGEIDPHTGWIMDFGELKSIVKPILDEHLDHYVLNDVPGLENPTSENIAVWLWNQLKPKLPLLDKITLYETCTSSCVYRGPKQ, encoded by the coding sequence ATGGAAGAGATCGAACTTTCCAAAACCTTTGGTTTTGAGGCTGCCCATTTTTTACCCAATGTCCCAGAAGGGCACAAATGCAAACGAATGCATGGGCATAGTTTTCGTTTTGCTGTGTATCTAAAGGGAGAAATTGACCCTCATACAGGATGGATCATGGATTTCGGCGAGCTTAAGTCGATCGTAAAACCAATCTTAGACGAACATTTGGATCATTATGTTTTAAATGATGTGCCTGGCCTAGAGAATCCCACAAGCGAAAATATTGCTGTTTGGCTTTGGAACCAACTGAAACCAAAACTACCACTCCTGGATAAAATCACTCTCTACGAAACATGCACCAGTTCATGTGTGTATCGAGGGCCAAAACAATAA
- a CDS encoding ribonuclease D: MQINSNYILVDTAKALDLALINLRQSKIMSIDTESSGYYTYYPKVCLIQINSNGKNYLIDPLKIPNLSALGPLFEDPNILKIFHSAQDDIKALKRDFGFKFVNTADTMISSRLLSLEQSSLSFVVEHYHKVTLSKVEQKSNWEIRPLQKQQLKYAALDTAYLESIWLKMEEELKRRSLYEEAKSEFEFIASEDYVAKEGEGFSLGKFPDILNFTPLERRKILELLRYRDEKAKRINKASFRVFNNDRLSQAVKEQPNEDKCIEWFGKKDGSEIYKLLIAEYSDPIDTSELSKRHGEDLNEEENHKFQNAKKWRLRIMRARRMEHSLLPSNKQLIIILRAAPKNLEELKALHVFSDWKVQNYGPSLLAAIQGLPFDSMINRLVAIRSKEAFVAKRRKKQNQNSKDEG, translated from the coding sequence ATGCAAATCAATTCCAACTATATTCTCGTCGATACAGCAAAAGCGTTAGATTTGGCCCTGATCAATCTAAGACAGTCCAAAATCATGTCGATTGACACAGAGTCCTCGGGTTATTACACATATTATCCCAAAGTTTGTCTCATTCAGATCAATTCGAATGGCAAAAACTACCTAATCGACCCTCTCAAAATCCCAAATTTGTCAGCTCTCGGTCCTTTGTTTGAAGATCCCAATATTCTGAAAATCTTCCATTCGGCACAAGACGACATCAAAGCCTTAAAAAGAGACTTTGGGTTCAAATTTGTGAACACAGCAGATACAATGATCAGTTCTCGTTTGTTGTCCTTAGAACAAAGTTCGTTATCATTTGTGGTAGAACACTACCACAAGGTAACGCTTTCGAAAGTGGAACAAAAGTCCAATTGGGAAATCCGACCTCTCCAAAAACAACAACTCAAATATGCAGCTCTCGACACTGCCTATTTAGAATCCATTTGGTTAAAAATGGAAGAGGAACTGAAACGCAGATCGCTTTACGAAGAAGCCAAGTCAGAATTTGAATTCATCGCCTCCGAAGACTATGTGGCAAAAGAAGGAGAAGGATTTTCTCTCGGAAAATTCCCAGATATCCTCAACTTTACTCCACTCGAACGAAGAAAAATTCTAGAACTCCTTCGTTACCGCGACGAAAAAGCAAAACGAATCAACAAAGCAAGTTTTCGCGTCTTCAATAATGACAGACTTTCCCAAGCGGTGAAAGAACAACCAAATGAAGACAAATGCATTGAATGGTTTGGAAAAAAAGATGGATCAGAAATTTATAAACTTCTGATTGCAGAATACAGCGACCCAATCGATACTTCTGAACTTTCCAAACGACATGGCGAAGACTTAAACGAAGAAGAAAATCACAAGTTCCAAAATGCAAAAAAATGGCGTCTTCGCATTATGCGCGCTAGACGAATGGAACATTCCCTACTTCCTTCGAACAAACAATTGATCATAATTTTGAGAGCTGCTCCAAAAAACTTGGAAGAATTAAAAGCACTCCATGTCTTTTCCGATTGGAAAGTGCAGAACTATGGACCAAGTTTACTTGCTGCCATCCAAGGACTTCCTTTTGATTCGATGATCAACCGTTTGGTGGCGATTCGTTCCAAAGAAGCATTTGTAGCCAAACGTAGGAAAAAACAAAACCAAAACTCCAAAGACGAGGGTTGA
- a CDS encoding VWA domain-containing protein: MFFVLFLVSSISFPIIINSQNTPNKRYVFILDASGSMSEKWDGKTRIAVAKEKLIQVLGGLPKDASVGLVAYGNRIAGCQSARLYHPIQKGGAQIVSQKLASIVPAGSTPIAQTLQVVGEYLLNDQVETEIIFISDGVESCEGDPKSVLYNLRQSGKKFRLQILGIDIDPKGEEDFKRLSLLGDGNYFSLKSPEDYDRSFRRIFSHLDLKEQSETENTNAVALIPQSTNPPIENKGKIKIVSVLPYEDGSENGYIVNYEYSAVLPTEYMIQWYLYPTEEKRRSFPIPPLRERRMGDVTKQLVELKSGKEGKGRFVFVLPPGKRMKTSVELWDMTGIPQIIALSEEKPVHEK; encoded by the coding sequence ATGTTTTTTGTTTTGTTTCTCGTTTCCTCGATTTCATTTCCTATCATCATAAATTCACAAAACACACCTAACAAACGATATGTGTTCATTCTGGATGCCAGTGGCTCCATGTCTGAAAAATGGGATGGCAAAACTCGGATCGCTGTTGCGAAAGAAAAACTCATACAAGTACTCGGTGGTCTACCAAAGGATGCAAGTGTTGGTCTTGTTGCTTATGGAAATCGAATCGCTGGTTGCCAATCCGCAAGGTTGTATCATCCCATCCAAAAAGGAGGTGCGCAAATTGTGAGCCAAAAACTCGCAAGTATCGTACCTGCAGGTTCCACACCCATCGCTCAAACCTTACAGGTGGTGGGTGAATACCTTTTGAATGACCAAGTCGAAACAGAAATTATCTTTATCTCCGATGGTGTGGAAAGTTGCGAAGGAGATCCTAAGTCGGTTTTATACAACCTACGGCAATCAGGCAAAAAATTTCGCCTCCAGATCCTTGGCATTGACATCGATCCCAAAGGGGAAGAAGATTTCAAACGGCTTTCTCTTTTAGGAGATGGAAATTATTTTTCTCTCAAAAGTCCTGAGGACTACGATCGGTCGTTTCGAAGGATTTTTTCCCATTTGGATCTCAAGGAACAGAGTGAAACAGAAAATACCAACGCAGTCGCCCTCATTCCACAATCTACAAATCCCCCTATCGAAAACAAAGGGAAAATCAAAATTGTAAGTGTTCTACCCTACGAAGACGGATCAGAAAATGGGTACATTGTAAATTACGAATATTCAGCAGTACTTCCTACGGAATACATGATCCAATGGTATCTTTATCCCACAGAAGAAAAACGAAGAAGTTTTCCCATTCCTCCTCTTCGCGAACGTCGGATGGGAGACGTTACAAAACAACTTGTCGAATTGAAATCGGGAAAAGAAGGAAAAGGACGGTTTGTCTTTGTTCTGCCCCCTGGCAAACGGATGAAAACCTCTGTGGAATTATGGGATATGACAGGAATTCCGCAAATAATTGCTCTTTCCGAGGAAAAACCCGTTCACGAGAAATAG
- a CDS encoding DUF1501 domain-containing protein, translating to MDRKEFLKKSILSFGMGSFVLSQNPFVNLRAEEEENKQESISLPSKVKSVIFIEMMGGMSHVDTLDPKPNSAFSKVNSSISGLSLLEPFSLTAKQLHSIGIIRSTWSEEGDHGFAQMLLGTGYRMTEAMGFPDIPHFGSVIAYAKKANTKSSYFPSYVTIGGRGGKNGNSGFLGINYSGYHIGNVDEPIQHLNPSHGKFSEERILRRKDLVSFMNEEFSKTYPTKEALHWKKMLTAAEEFRNSKDIDSFRISLEDEKTRARYGNTWQGKAMLLARRLAIQEVPFIHISIGGWDTHTGNKAQITKIMKETDMGIAALLEDLNQTGLIKQTLFVLTSEFGRTPDVGSRDGRDHHPKVWSTLMGGGPMDRGFVWGETDELGAKATKPNEAVHVRDLIATIYKAAGVDPEGELTNSFGRPFLLTSKKAKVIEGLL from the coding sequence ATGGATCGTAAAGAATTTTTAAAAAAATCAATCTTAAGTTTTGGAATGGGATCTTTTGTTTTATCCCAAAATCCATTTGTGAATCTACGAGCGGAGGAAGAAGAAAACAAACAAGAATCGATCTCACTTCCTTCAAAGGTGAAGTCTGTTATTTTCATTGAGATGATGGGTGGGATGAGTCATGTGGACACTCTGGATCCAAAACCCAATAGTGCGTTTTCCAAAGTCAATTCGAGTATCTCTGGTCTATCTCTTCTCGAACCTTTTTCACTCACGGCAAAACAACTCCATTCCATTGGGATCATTCGATCCACATGGAGCGAAGAAGGGGATCATGGTTTTGCACAAATGTTACTGGGCACTGGATATCGTATGACAGAAGCTATGGGATTTCCAGACATTCCCCATTTTGGTTCTGTGATTGCATATGCTAAAAAAGCCAATACTAAATCATCATATTTCCCTAGTTATGTGACAATTGGTGGCCGTGGTGGCAAAAATGGAAACTCTGGATTTTTAGGAATCAATTATTCTGGTTACCATATAGGCAATGTGGACGAACCTATCCAACATCTCAATCCTTCCCACGGAAAGTTTTCAGAAGAAAGAATTTTAAGAAGAAAAGATTTGGTTTCGTTTATGAATGAAGAATTTTCGAAAACATATCCTACAAAAGAAGCACTTCATTGGAAAAAAATGCTAACAGCGGCCGAAGAATTTCGAAATTCCAAAGACATCGATAGTTTTCGGATCAGTTTGGAAGATGAAAAAACAAGAGCTAGATATGGTAACACTTGGCAAGGAAAGGCAATGTTACTTGCCAGACGTCTCGCCATACAAGAAGTCCCCTTCATCCATATCTCCATTGGAGGATGGGATACTCATACTGGCAACAAAGCCCAAATCACAAAAATTATGAAAGAAACGGACATGGGAATAGCCGCTCTTTTAGAAGACTTAAATCAAACAGGTCTCATCAAACAAACGTTATTCGTTTTGACGAGTGAGTTTGGGCGCACACCTGATGTTGGTTCAAGAGATGGACGTGACCATCATCCTAAAGTTTGGTCTACACTCATGGGTGGTGGTCCGATGGACAGAGGATTTGTCTGGGGAGAAACTGATGAACTCGGTGCTAAGGCTACCAAACCAAATGAAGCTGTCCATGTCAGAGATCTGATTGCAACGATTTACAAAGCAGCAGGTGTAGATCCAGAAGGAGAACTCACCAATTCCTTTGGAAGGCCTTTTTTACTCACATCCAAAAAAGCAAAGGTCATCGAAGGTTTGTTATAG
- the gmd gene encoding GDP-mannose 4,6-dehydratase: protein MKKALITGITGQDGSYLAELLLQKGYEVHGIVRRTSLFNRNRIEHLHGNPNLHLHYGDLTDSSNLNRILEKIQPSEIYNLAAQSHVQVSFEVPEYTAEVDAVGTLRILDAIKQTGINSRFYQASTSELYGLVQEVPQTEKTPFYPRSPYAVAKLYAYWAVVNYREAYDLHASNGILFNHESPRRGETFVTRKITLGVSAVKAGKLPFITMGNIDSKRDWGYAPDYVEMMWMMLQKDKPDDYVVATNETHTVREFIEEAYKIAGYEVVWEGKEDSEIGKDKKTGQVLVKIDPKYYRPTEVELLIGNPEKAKRQLGWEPKVKFKELVKIMMEADLKAQGF from the coding sequence ATGAAAAAAGCACTCATCACGGGAATCACGGGCCAAGATGGTTCCTACCTAGCAGAACTCCTCCTCCAAAAAGGATACGAAGTCCACGGTATCGTTCGTAGAACGAGTTTATTCAATCGGAATCGAATCGAACACCTACACGGAAATCCCAATCTCCACCTGCATTACGGAGACTTAACGGATTCTTCTAACCTGAACCGCATTTTAGAAAAAATCCAACCATCTGAAATTTACAATTTAGCGGCTCAGTCGCATGTGCAGGTATCCTTCGAAGTTCCTGAGTATACAGCAGAGGTCGACGCTGTGGGAACTCTTAGAATTTTAGATGCAATCAAACAAACAGGCATTAATTCTAGATTCTATCAAGCCTCTACTTCAGAACTTTACGGTCTTGTCCAAGAGGTTCCTCAAACAGAAAAAACTCCTTTTTATCCACGTTCTCCTTATGCAGTGGCAAAATTATATGCCTATTGGGCAGTGGTGAACTACCGAGAGGCGTACGATTTGCACGCATCGAATGGAATTTTGTTCAACCATGAATCTCCAAGACGTGGGGAAACATTTGTCACTCGTAAAATTACATTAGGTGTTTCTGCGGTCAAAGCAGGAAAACTTCCTTTTATCACAATGGGAAACATTGACTCAAAACGCGACTGGGGATATGCTCCGGATTACGTTGAGATGATGTGGATGATGTTACAAAAAGACAAACCAGATGATTACGTCGTTGCAACGAATGAAACACATACCGTTCGTGAGTTTATCGAAGAAGCCTATAAAATTGCTGGGTATGAAGTGGTTTGGGAAGGTAAGGAAGACAGCGAAATTGGTAAGGACAAAAAAACAGGCCAAGTGCTTGTCAAAATCGACCCGAAATACTACCGACCTACAGAAGTGGAACTTCTCATCGGGAACCCAGAAAAAGCAAAACGTCAGTTAGGTTGGGAACCAAAAGTGAAGTTTAAAGAACTGGTAAAAATTATGATGGAAGCGGATTTAAAAGCCCAAGGTTTTTAA